One Orrella dioscoreae genomic window carries:
- the trpB gene encoding tryptophan synthase subunit beta, whose product MPATPHPAQPDARGQFGPYGGRYMPETLTPALDALERTYREIRHDEAFWQAYRGLLADYVGRPTPLFHAQAISEETGGARIFLKREDLNHTGAHKINNCLGQILLARRMGRSRIIAETGAGQHGVATATVCALYGLRCEIYMGAVDAARQASNVARMKMLGATVHPVHDGNATLKDAMNAAIRDWIAHPDDTYYLLGTGAGPHPYPWIVREFQKVIGEETRAQILAHTGRLPDAMIACIGGGSNALGFFHPFLADSAVHLIGVEAGGHGLGTARHAASLNAGRPGVLHGCRSYFLQDDDGQILNAHSISAGLDYPGVGPEHALLHDAGRVRYVSVTDEEAIDAFHWLTRRQGIVPALESAHALAFARKLAPGLGPDKVVVVCLSGRGDKDIGTVLHAEGARA is encoded by the coding sequence ATGCCTGCCACGCCACATCCCGCACAACCCGACGCCCGGGGACAATTCGGCCCGTATGGCGGGCGCTACATGCCCGAGACCCTGACGCCCGCCCTGGACGCGCTGGAACGGACCTATCGCGAGATCCGGCACGACGAAGCCTTCTGGCAGGCGTACCGCGGGCTGCTAGCGGATTACGTCGGCCGCCCGACCCCGCTGTTCCATGCCCAGGCCATCAGCGAGGAAACCGGCGGCGCGCGCATCTTCCTGAAGCGCGAAGACCTGAACCACACTGGCGCCCACAAGATCAACAATTGCCTGGGCCAGATCCTGCTGGCCCGGCGCATGGGCCGCAGCCGCATCATCGCGGAAACGGGCGCGGGCCAGCACGGCGTGGCCACCGCCACCGTGTGCGCGCTGTACGGCTTGCGCTGCGAGATCTACATGGGCGCCGTCGACGCCGCGCGGCAGGCAAGCAACGTGGCGCGCATGAAGATGCTGGGCGCCACGGTCCATCCCGTCCACGACGGCAACGCCACGCTCAAGGACGCCATGAACGCCGCCATCCGTGACTGGATCGCGCACCCGGACGACACCTATTACCTGCTGGGCACGGGCGCGGGCCCGCATCCTTACCCCTGGATCGTGCGGGAGTTCCAGAAGGTCATCGGCGAGGAAACCCGCGCGCAGATCCTGGCGCATACCGGCAGACTGCCCGATGCCATGATCGCCTGCATAGGCGGCGGCTCCAACGCATTGGGATTCTTCCACCCCTTCCTGGCGGACAGCGCCGTGCACCTGATCGGCGTGGAGGCCGGCGGCCACGGGCTCGGCACGGCCCGCCATGCCGCGAGCCTGAACGCGGGCCGGCCCGGCGTGCTGCACGGCTGCCGCAGCTATTTCCTGCAGGACGACGACGGCCAGATCCTGAACGCCCACTCCATCTCGGCGGGCCTGGACTACCCGGGCGTGGGCCCCGAACACGCGCTGCTGCACGATGCCGGACGCGTGCGTTATGTCTCGGTCACCGACGAAGAGGCCATCGATGCCTTCCACTGGCTGACGCGGCGGCAAGGCATCGTGCCGGCGCTGGAGAGCGCCCACGCCCTGGCATTCGCGCGCAAGCTCGCGCCCGGCCTGGGGCCGGACAAGGTGGTCGTGGTCTGCCTGAGCGGCCGCGGCGACAAGGACATCGGCACCGTCCTGCACGCCGAGGGAGCACGGGCATGA
- a CDS encoding LysR substrate-binding domain-containing protein, whose protein sequence is MRTLPPLNALRVFDSAARHRNFTLAAQALGVSHSAVSQQIRQLETWLGCKLFERHADGVRLTAAGHDLQRAAQPAFDLLEQRCVALRGRGQSAELVVGAPASLLSNWLIPRLEHFERAHPECRVRLQTATDLSHLERGNVDALILAQAGRSDGLVVTPLFPETIGPVCTPAVAQRILAPADVLREPLLHTSSRPSAWEEWAGACGVALGGAGTPRIFDQLGHMLEAAAAGLGIGVAPEMLAQADLRSGRLVAPLGFAARVGTFSLYARPDAGRPVARLRAWLQAEATQ, encoded by the coding sequence ATGCGTACCCTGCCTCCCCTCAATGCGCTGCGGGTCTTCGACAGCGCCGCCCGCCATCGGAATTTCACGCTGGCCGCCCAGGCCCTGGGCGTATCGCACAGTGCGGTCAGCCAGCAGATCCGGCAGCTGGAAACCTGGCTGGGCTGCAAGCTGTTCGAGCGCCATGCCGACGGCGTGCGCCTGACCGCGGCGGGGCATGACCTGCAGCGCGCGGCGCAGCCCGCCTTCGATCTGCTGGAGCAGCGTTGCGTCGCGCTGCGGGGCCGCGGGCAGTCCGCCGAGCTGGTCGTGGGGGCGCCGGCCAGCCTGCTGTCCAACTGGCTCATTCCGCGTCTGGAGCATTTCGAGCGCGCGCATCCCGAGTGCCGCGTCAGGCTGCAAACGGCGACGGACCTGTCGCACCTGGAGCGGGGCAATGTGGACGCCCTGATCCTCGCGCAGGCAGGCCGTTCCGACGGGCTCGTGGTGACGCCGCTGTTTCCCGAGACGATCGGGCCAGTGTGCACGCCCGCTGTCGCGCAGCGGATTCTGGCGCCTGCCGACGTGCTGCGCGAGCCGCTGCTGCACACGAGTTCCCGCCCCTCGGCCTGGGAGGAATGGGCAGGGGCTTGCGGCGTGGCGCTGGGCGGGGCCGGGACGCCGCGTATCTTCGATCAGCTGGGCCACATGCTGGAAGCCGCCGCGGCGGGCCTGGGGATCGGCGTGGCGCCCGAGATGCTGGCGCAGGCGGACCTGCGTAGCGGACGCCTGGTCGCGCCCTTGGGGTTCGCGGCCAGGGTCGGCACGTTCAGCCTGTATGCGCGGCCCGATGCGGGCAGGCCCGTGGCGCGCCTGCGGGCATGGTTGCAAGCCGAGGCCACGCAGTAA
- a CDS encoding Bug family tripartite tricarboxylate transporter substrate binding protein, whose product MKTHAQSLPRLSLPRLATPAAALLLGAGVLVGLAASPAAAQDWPARPISLVVPFPPGGTTDVLARALGEKLSARLGQPVVVESKPGAGATIGADYVARAKPDGYTLLVGAVHHTIAPSVYPRLSYDFQKDFAPLTTIAMVPNVLVVNAERNPAKSVQELVTQLKAEPARATYGSNGNGTAQHMIGTEFQAQTGAALTHVPYKGSGPLTTDLLGGQILMSFDTITPVLPHIRTGKLRALAISTRERSAALPDVPTLAEAGLKDFNIGTWFGVLAPAGTPEPVLAKLSTEMVAVIQSPEFGKTMAEIGAQPVGNSREEMTKQISDETAKFSALVKAANIRIE is encoded by the coding sequence ATGAAGACTCACGCGCAATCCTTGCCCCGGCTGTCATTGCCCCGCCTGGCCACGCCTGCCGCAGCCCTGCTGCTCGGTGCCGGCGTGCTTGTCGGCCTGGCCGCCAGCCCCGCCGCCGCCCAGGACTGGCCCGCCCGGCCGATCAGCCTGGTCGTGCCCTTCCCGCCCGGCGGCACCACCGACGTGCTGGCCCGCGCCCTGGGCGAAAAGCTTTCTGCGCGGCTGGGCCAGCCCGTCGTGGTGGAAAGCAAGCCCGGCGCCGGCGCCACCATCGGCGCGGATTACGTCGCGCGCGCCAAGCCCGATGGCTACACCCTGTTGGTGGGCGCGGTGCACCACACCATCGCGCCCAGCGTGTATCCCAGGCTGAGCTACGATTTCCAGAAGGATTTCGCGCCGCTCACCACCATCGCGATGGTGCCCAACGTGCTGGTCGTGAACGCCGAGCGCAACCCGGCGAAATCGGTGCAGGAGCTGGTCACGCAGCTGAAGGCCGAGCCGGCGCGCGCCACCTATGGTTCCAACGGCAACGGCACGGCCCAGCACATGATCGGCACGGAGTTCCAGGCGCAGACGGGCGCCGCGCTGACGCACGTGCCCTACAAGGGCAGCGGCCCGCTCACCACCGACCTGCTGGGCGGCCAGATCCTGATGTCCTTCGACACCATCACTCCGGTGCTGCCGCACATCCGCACGGGCAAGCTGCGTGCGCTCGCCATCTCCACCCGCGAACGCTCGGCCGCCCTGCCCGACGTGCCGACGCTGGCAGAGGCCGGCCTGAAGGACTTCAACATCGGCACGTGGTTCGGCGTGCTGGCGCCGGCGGGCACGCCCGAGCCCGTGCTGGCAAAACTGTCCACGGAAATGGTCGCGGTCATCCAGTCGCCCGAGTTCGGCAAGACCATGGCCGAGATCGGCGCACAGCCGGTAGGCAATTCGCGCGAGGAAATGACGAAGCAGATCAGCGACGAGACCGCGAAATTCTCGGCGTTGGTGAAGGCAGCGAACATCCGCATCGAGTAA
- a CDS encoding tartrate dehydrogenase, which yields MKTYAIATIPGDGIGKEVIPAGQQVLEQLAATSDRFRFDFENFDWGGDYYRAHGVMMPADGLDALLDKDAILFGSAGDPDIPDHITLWGLRLKICQGLDQYANVRPTRVLPGIDAPLKRCGPKDLDWVIVRENSEGEYSGVGGRVHQGHPIETATDVSIMTRAGVERILRHAFRLAASRPRKQLTVITKSNAQRHAMVMWDEIAAEVAREFPDVRWDKELVDAATARMVNRPATLDTIVATNLHADILSDLAAALAGSLGIAPTGNIDPERRYPSMFEPIHGSAFDIMGKGLANPIGTFWSVVMLLEHLGEDEAAARVMQAIEHVTANPALHTRDLGGQAGTATVTQAVCDYLAQTATRKAA from the coding sequence ATGAAGACCTACGCCATCGCCACCATTCCCGGTGACGGCATCGGCAAGGAAGTGATTCCCGCCGGCCAGCAAGTGCTGGAACAGCTGGCCGCCACCAGCGACCGCTTCCGTTTCGACTTCGAGAACTTCGACTGGGGCGGCGACTATTACCGCGCCCACGGCGTCATGATGCCGGCCGACGGCCTGGACGCCTTGCTGGACAAGGACGCGATCCTGTTCGGCTCGGCCGGCGACCCCGACATTCCCGACCACATCACGCTGTGGGGCCTGCGCCTGAAGATCTGCCAGGGCCTGGACCAGTATGCCAACGTGCGTCCGACCCGCGTGCTGCCCGGCATCGATGCGCCGCTCAAGCGCTGCGGCCCGAAGGACCTGGACTGGGTGATCGTGCGCGAGAACTCCGAAGGCGAGTATTCCGGCGTGGGCGGCCGCGTGCACCAGGGCCATCCGATCGAGACCGCCACCGACGTGTCCATCATGACGCGCGCCGGCGTCGAGCGCATCCTGCGCCATGCCTTCCGCCTGGCGGCTTCCCGTCCGCGCAAGCAATTGACCGTCATCACCAAGAGCAACGCGCAACGCCACGCCATGGTCATGTGGGACGAGATCGCCGCCGAGGTGGCGCGCGAGTTCCCCGACGTGCGCTGGGACAAGGAGCTGGTGGATGCCGCCACCGCGCGCATGGTCAATCGCCCCGCGACGCTGGACACCATCGTGGCCACCAACCTGCACGCCGACATCCTGAGCGACCTGGCCGCCGCGCTGGCCGGCAGCCTGGGCATCGCGCCCACCGGCAACATCGATCCCGAACGCCGCTATCCCTCGATGTTCGAGCCCATCCACGGTTCGGCCTTCGACATCATGGGCAAAGGCCTGGCCAATCCCATCGGCACCTTCTGGTCGGTGGTGATGCTGCTGGAACACCTGGGCGAAGACGAAGCCGCCGCGCGCGTGATGCAGGCCATCGAACACGTCACGGCCAATCCCGCGCTGCACACGCGCGACCTGGGCGGCCAGGCTGGCACGGCCACCGTCACGCAGGCCGTCTGCGATTACCTGGCGCAAACAGCCACGCGCAAGGCCGCCTGA
- a CDS encoding LysR substrate-binding domain-containing protein yields the protein MANAIQPADLGFFSVLAGAGSLSAAARELGITTPAVSRHLAQMEARAGVPLVNRSTRRMSLTPDGEVYLEHARRILDALREMEESLGVSRAVPKGLLRVNATLGFGRSHVGPLISRFVQKHPEVDVQLQLSVNPPPLSEDAFDVCVRFGAPREARVVARRIAPNRRLLCAAPGYLARRGTPRTPADLAHHNCIGIRQGEEAYGLWRLTHGRGKQARTDAVKTFGNLATNDGEIAVNWALAGHGILMRAEWDIARYLASGELVQVLPSYATPDADVYVVYAPRHRSAARVRAFVDFAASALSCSP from the coding sequence ATGGCCAATGCGATACAGCCGGCGGACCTGGGGTTCTTCTCGGTGCTGGCAGGCGCCGGCAGCCTGAGCGCGGCCGCGCGCGAACTGGGCATCACGACGCCGGCGGTCAGCCGCCACCTGGCGCAGATGGAGGCGCGCGCGGGCGTGCCGCTGGTCAATCGCAGCACGCGCCGCATGAGCCTGACGCCCGACGGCGAGGTCTATCTGGAACATGCGCGCCGCATCCTGGATGCCTTGCGTGAAATGGAAGAGTCGCTGGGCGTTTCGCGCGCGGTGCCCAAGGGGCTGCTGCGCGTGAATGCCACCCTGGGCTTTGGCCGCAGCCATGTGGGGCCGCTGATCTCGCGCTTCGTGCAGAAGCATCCCGAGGTCGACGTGCAGTTGCAGCTCTCGGTGAACCCGCCGCCGCTGTCGGAGGACGCCTTCGACGTCTGCGTGCGCTTCGGCGCGCCGCGCGAGGCGCGTGTGGTGGCGCGCCGCATCGCGCCCAACCGCCGCCTGCTGTGCGCGGCGCCCGGCTATCTTGCGCGCCGCGGCACGCCGCGCACGCCGGCCGACCTGGCCCACCACAACTGCATCGGCATCCGCCAGGGCGAAGAGGCCTATGGCTTGTGGCGGCTCACGCATGGACGCGGGAAACAGGCGCGCACCGACGCGGTGAAGACCTTCGGCAACCTGGCCACCAATGATGGCGAGATCGCCGTGAACTGGGCGCTGGCCGGCCACGGCATCCTGATGCGCGCGGAATGGGACATCGCGCGTTATCTCGCGTCGGGCGAACTGGTGCAGGTGCTGCCGAGCTACGCCACGCCGGACGCCGACGTCTATGTCGTGTACGCGCCGCGCCACCGGTCGGCGGCGCGCGTGCGGGCATTCGTGGATTTCGCGGCCAGCGCATTATCATGCTCGCCATGA
- a CDS encoding aminopeptidase P family protein, whose amino-acid sequence MPPVTERLARLRAALKDAGLHACIVPSSDPHLSEYLPEYWQGREWFSGFTGSAGTLVVTPDAAGVWTDSRYWEQAERQLAGTGVDLFRQPGEHGDPLAWLAGHAPAGARVGVDAQVLSLSAARRLRDTLEDAGLVVVDDADPLARAWPERPGLPAAPVYEHDAAYACQPRSEKLAAVREAMRKAGAGWHLVSSLDDIAWLFNLRGADVDYNPVFLAHALLGQDAARLYVAPGKVPPALAAALAQDGVTLEPYEAIVDALASLPGDDTLLVDPARVTAGLLAAAGAAIVEQLNPSQLLKSVKSEAQAAHVRRAMEEDGAALCEFFSWFEAAQRAGLPVTEITIDEQLIVARARRPAYVCPSFPTIAAYNANGAMPHYRAEPAHHAAVEGNGLLLIDSGGQYLNGTTDITRVVPVGTVSAEQKRDYTRVLKGMIALSRARFPRGLPASALDALARAPIWEGGAEYGHGTGHGVGYFLNVHEGPQGISFRAQPGPHTGMQPGMITSNEPGLYRPGRWGIRIENLVLAVPAETTEFGEFLRFETLTLCPIDTRCIAAGLLRPDEIAWLDAYHAEVRDRLSPYLSGEALAWLRERTLPLDDAPVGEA is encoded by the coding sequence ATTCCTCCCGTGACCGAACGCCTCGCCCGGCTGCGCGCCGCCCTCAAGGATGCCGGCCTTCACGCCTGCATCGTGCCCTCGTCCGATCCACACCTGTCGGAATACCTGCCGGAATATTGGCAGGGCAGGGAGTGGTTCTCCGGCTTCACCGGCTCGGCCGGCACGCTGGTGGTCACCCCGGATGCCGCGGGCGTCTGGACCGACAGCCGCTATTGGGAGCAGGCCGAGCGCCAGCTTGCCGGCACGGGCGTGGACCTGTTCCGCCAGCCCGGCGAGCATGGCGATCCGCTGGCCTGGCTGGCCGGGCATGCGCCGGCGGGCGCCCGCGTCGGCGTGGATGCCCAGGTGCTGTCGCTGTCGGCCGCGCGCCGCCTGCGCGACACGCTGGAAGACGCAGGCCTGGTGGTGGTGGACGACGCCGATCCGCTGGCGCGCGCCTGGCCCGAGCGGCCGGGCCTGCCCGCCGCGCCGGTGTATGAACATGACGCGGCCTATGCCTGCCAGCCGCGTTCGGAAAAACTGGCTGCCGTGCGCGAGGCCATGCGGAAGGCCGGCGCCGGCTGGCACCTGGTCTCCTCGCTCGACGACATCGCCTGGCTGTTCAATCTGCGCGGCGCCGACGTCGACTACAACCCGGTCTTCCTGGCGCATGCCTTGCTGGGCCAGGATGCCGCGCGTCTTTACGTGGCGCCGGGCAAGGTGCCGCCCGCGCTGGCGGCCGCGCTGGCCCAGGACGGCGTGACGCTGGAACCGTACGAGGCCATCGTCGACGCGCTGGCCAGCCTGCCCGGCGACGACACGCTGCTGGTCGATCCGGCCCGCGTGACGGCGGGACTGCTGGCGGCGGCGGGCGCCGCCATCGTCGAGCAGCTCAATCCCTCGCAGTTGCTGAAATCCGTGAAGTCCGAGGCCCAGGCCGCCCACGTGCGCCGCGCCATGGAGGAAGACGGCGCGGCGCTGTGCGAATTCTTCTCGTGGTTCGAGGCGGCGCAGCGCGCGGGCCTGCCGGTCACCGAAATCACCATCGACGAGCAGTTGATCGTGGCGCGTGCCCGCCGCCCGGCCTATGTCTGCCCCAGCTTCCCCACCATCGCGGCCTACAACGCCAACGGCGCCATGCCGCATTACCGGGCCGAGCCCGCGCACCATGCGGCCGTCGAGGGGAACGGGCTGTTGCTGATCGATTCGGGCGGGCAATACCTGAACGGCACCACCGACATCACCCGCGTGGTGCCGGTGGGCACGGTCTCGGCCGAGCAGAAGCGTGACTACACCCGCGTGCTGAAGGGCATGATCGCGCTGTCGCGCGCGCGTTTCCCGCGCGGCCTGCCGGCGTCGGCGCTGGATGCGCTGGCCCGCGCGCCCATCTGGGAGGGCGGGGCGGAGTATGGGCACGGCACCGGCCACGGCGTGGGCTATTTCCTGAACGTGCACGAAGGCCCGCAGGGCATTTCCTTCCGGGCCCAGCCCGGGCCGCACACCGGCATGCAGCCGGGCATGATCACGTCCAACGAGCCGGGGCTGTACCGCCCGGGCCGGTGGGGGATCCGGATCGAGAACCTGGTGCTGGCCGTGCCGGCGGAAACGACCGAGTTCGGCGAGTTCCTGCGCTTCGAGACGCTGACCCTGTGCCCCATCGACACCCGCTGCATCGCCGCCGGCCTGCTGCGGCCGGACGAGATCGCATGGCTGGATGCCTATCACGCCGAGGTGCGCGACCGTCTGTCCCCTTATTTGTCGGGCGAGGCGCTGGCCTGGTTGCGCGAGCGCACCCTGCCGCTGGACGACGCCCCGGTGGGCGAGGCCTGA
- a CDS encoding CTP synthase yields the protein MTKYVFVTGGVVSSLGKGISAASLAALLESRGLQVTLLKLDPYINVDPGTMSPFQHGEVFVTEDGAETDLDLGHYERFITARMRKVNNFTTGQIYESVLRKERRGDYLGKTVQVIPHITNEIQDFVARGADAAWNGATDVAIVEIGGTVGDIESLPFLEAARQMSLRLGRNNAAFVHLTLVPYIASAGELKTKPTQHSVQKLREIGIIPNALLCRADRPIPDDERAKISLFSNVPQDAVISVWDVDSIYKIPAMLQKQGLDSLVCEALGLTPPPADLSMWDGLVDALEHPEHEVRIGMVGKYVDLTESYKSLSEALVHAGIHTRSRVVVEYIDSEEIEANGTDALKHLDGILVPGGFGKRGTEGKIAAIRYARENKVPYLGICLGMQLAVIEFARHVSGLGGANSTEFDPSAPHPVVALITEWMDREGKVETRSETSDLGGTMRKGSQRCPVKSGTLAQRIYGDEVNERHRHRYEVNNVYVPRLEEAGMVISARTPTENLPEMMELPGHPWFVGVQFHPEFTSTPRDGHPLFSSYIRAVLAHQTERAQTAAA from the coding sequence ATGACCAAGTACGTATTTGTCACCGGCGGCGTGGTGTCTTCCCTGGGCAAAGGGATCTCCGCCGCTTCGCTCGCCGCCCTCCTCGAGTCGCGCGGCCTCCAGGTGACGCTGCTCAAGCTCGATCCCTACATCAACGTCGACCCGGGCACCATGAGCCCGTTCCAGCACGGCGAGGTGTTCGTGACCGAGGACGGCGCCGAAACCGACCTGGACCTGGGCCACTACGAGCGCTTCATCACCGCGCGCATGCGCAAGGTGAACAACTTCACCACCGGCCAGATCTACGAATCGGTCCTGCGCAAGGAGCGCCGCGGCGACTACCTGGGCAAGACCGTGCAGGTCATCCCGCACATCACCAATGAAATCCAGGACTTCGTCGCCCGTGGCGCCGATGCCGCCTGGAATGGCGCCACCGACGTCGCCATCGTGGAAATCGGCGGCACGGTCGGCGACATCGAGTCGTTGCCGTTCCTGGAAGCCGCGCGCCAGATGAGCCTGCGCCTGGGCCGCAACAACGCGGCCTTCGTGCACCTGACGCTGGTGCCCTACATCGCCTCGGCCGGCGAGCTGAAGACCAAGCCCACGCAGCATTCGGTGCAGAAGCTGCGCGAGATCGGCATCATCCCGAACGCGCTGCTGTGCCGCGCCGACCGCCCGATCCCCGATGACGAGCGCGCCAAGATCTCGCTGTTCTCGAACGTGCCGCAAGACGCCGTGATCTCGGTCTGGGACGTCGACTCGATCTACAAGATTCCCGCCATGCTGCAGAAGCAGGGCCTCGACTCGCTGGTCTGCGAAGCCCTGGGCCTGACGCCCCCGCCCGCCGACCTGTCCATGTGGGACGGCCTGGTCGATGCGCTGGAGCATCCCGAGCACGAAGTGCGCATCGGCATGGTCGGCAAGTACGTCGACCTGACCGAATCCTATAAATCGCTCAGCGAAGCCCTGGTGCACGCCGGCATCCACACGCGCAGCCGCGTGGTGGTCGAGTACATCGACTCCGAGGAAATCGAGGCCAACGGCACCGATGCGCTGAAGCACCTGGACGGCATCCTGGTGCCCGGCGGCTTCGGCAAGCGCGGCACGGAAGGCAAGATCGCCGCCATCCGCTACGCCCGTGAAAACAAGGTGCCCTACCTGGGCATCTGCCTGGGCATGCAGCTGGCCGTCATCGAGTTCGCCCGCCACGTGTCGGGCCTGGGCGGCGCCAACAGCACCGAGTTCGATCCTTCCGCGCCGCACCCCGTGGTGGCCCTCATCACCGAGTGGATGGACCGCGAAGGCAAGGTCGAGACCCGCAGCGAAACCTCGGACCTGGGTGGCACCATGCGCAAGGGTTCGCAGCGTTGCCCGGTCAAGAGCGGCACGCTGGCCCAGCGCATCTATGGCGACGAGGTCAACGAACGCCATCGCCACCGCTACGAAGTGAACAACGTGTACGTGCCCCGCCTCGAAGAGGCCGGCATGGTGATCAGTGCGCGCACGCCCACCGAGAACCTGCCCGAGATGATGGAGCTGCCCGGCCACCCCTGGTTCGTCGGCGTACAGTTCCACCCCGAGTTCACGTCCACGCCGCGCGACGGCCACCCGCTCTTCAGCAGCTACATCCGAGCCGTGCTGGCCCACCAGACCGAACGCGCGCAGACCGCCGCCGCCTGA
- the kdsA gene encoding 3-deoxy-8-phosphooctulonate synthase — protein sequence MTDRAATPAPQASGQDTIRLCGFEAGLAHRYFLIAGPCVIESREMAFETAGKLKEITSRLGIPFIYKSSFDKANRSSGTSFRGPGMAEGLKILADVRDALGVPVLTDVHEIDQINEVAAVVDVLQTPAFLCRQTDFIRACAASGKPVNIKKGQFLAPQDMKQVAIKAREASLASGNDGRNIMVCERGASFGYNNLVSDMRSLAIMRDTGCPVVFDATHSVQLPGGQGTSSGGQREFVPVLARAAVAVGVAGLFMETHPNPREAMSDGPNAVPLDKIEALLETLVALDAATKRAGFIENAFN from the coding sequence ATGACCGATCGCGCAGCCACTCCCGCCCCGCAGGCCTCCGGCCAGGACACCATCCGCCTGTGCGGCTTCGAGGCGGGGCTGGCGCACCGCTATTTCCTGATCGCGGGTCCCTGCGTGATCGAGTCGCGCGAGATGGCATTCGAGACGGCGGGCAAGCTGAAGGAAATCACGTCGCGCCTGGGCATTCCCTTCATCTACAAAAGCTCCTTCGACAAGGCCAACCGCAGCTCGGGCACGTCCTTCCGCGGCCCCGGCATGGCCGAGGGCCTGAAGATCCTGGCCGACGTGCGCGATGCGCTGGGCGTGCCGGTGCTGACCGACGTGCACGAGATCGACCAGATCAATGAAGTCGCCGCGGTGGTGGATGTGCTGCAGACGCCGGCCTTCCTGTGCCGCCAGACCGACTTCATCCGCGCCTGCGCGGCCAGCGGCAAGCCGGTCAACATCAAGAAGGGCCAGTTCCTGGCGCCGCAAGACATGAAGCAGGTGGCCATCAAGGCGCGCGAGGCCTCGCTGGCCAGCGGCAACGACGGCCGCAACATCATGGTCTGCGAGCGCGGGGCGTCCTTCGGCTACAACAACCTGGTGTCGGACATGCGGTCGCTCGCCATCATGCGCGACACCGGCTGTCCGGTGGTGTTCGACGCCACCCACTCGGTGCAGCTGCCGGGCGGGCAGGGCACGTCCTCGGGCGGCCAGCGCGAATTCGTGCCGGTGCTGGCGCGCGCGGCCGTGGCCGTGGGCGTGGCGGGTCTCTTCATGGAAACCCACCCGAACCCCCGCGAGGCCATGTCCGACGGCCCGAACGCCGTGCCGCTGGACAAGATCGAAGCCCTGCTGGAGACGCTCGTGGCGCTGGATGCGGCGACCAAGCGAGCGGGCTTCATCGAAAACGCTTTCAACTGA
- a CDS encoding DUF1330 domain-containing protein: MSAYLIADVSVSNPQQYEDYKRLSSQAMAEHGAKVLVRGGQTQHLEGREPGRTVLLEFPNVEAAQAFYESETYRAARQAREGAAVMNMFIVQGI; encoded by the coding sequence TTGAGCGCCTATCTCATCGCCGACGTCTCGGTGAGCAACCCGCAGCAGTATGAAGACTACAAGCGACTGTCGTCGCAGGCGATGGCCGAGCATGGCGCCAAGGTGCTGGTGCGCGGCGGCCAGACCCAGCACCTGGAAGGGCGCGAACCGGGCCGCACCGTGCTGCTGGAGTTTCCGAACGTCGAGGCGGCGCAGGCCTTCTACGAGTCCGAGACCTACCGCGCCGCCCGCCAGGCACGCGAGGGCGCGGCCGTCATGAATATGTTCATCGTTCAAGGGATCTGA